In bacterium, the following proteins share a genomic window:
- a CDS encoding GxxExxY protein produces the protein MEKWRKEELSDRIINACINVHKKLGPGFLESIYHNALKVEFARQNIIFESE, from the coding sequence ATGGAGAAGTGGAGAAAAGAAGAGTTAAGTGATAGGATTATTAATGCCTGTATTAATGTCCATAAAAAGTTAGGACCTGGTTTTCTGGAGAGCATCTATCACAATGCCTTGAAGGTTGAGTTTGCAAGACAGAACATCATCTTTGAATCAGAAA